One segment of Streptosporangium brasiliense DNA contains the following:
- a CDS encoding dihydrolipoyl dehydrogenase family protein: MSDEFDVIVVGAGPAGENVAGRAGRAGLSSVVVEEELAGGECAYWACIPSKALLRPVELAADARRVPGLALEPVDVRAVLARRDEAVSHLDDGNQVKWIRSVPAEFVRGRGRLRGPRQVEVTAHDGSTRLLRARHAVVLATGSRPVIPPVPGLAESAPWTSRQATGVQVVPERLAVLGGGVVACEMAQALHGLGARETTMLVRGHSLLGRMEPFAGELLAASLTDAGVRVRTGAQVTGVERPRPGGPVTVHLAEGAPVEADELLVATGRRPATGDLGLDTVGLPDTEPVRVDDSMRAGGVADGWLYAVGDVNGRNLLTHMGKYQARVCGDVIAARARGERDDLPAMRDTADGYGAPQVVFTDPQVCSVGRTEAAARAEGFEVRVVEYDLGAVSGAYLLGESYRGRAKAVVDERRRVLLGVTFAGPGVAELLHSATVAVTAEVTLDRLWHAVPSFPTVSEIWLRLLEEYGL, encoded by the coding sequence ATGTCCGACGAGTTCGACGTGATCGTGGTAGGCGCCGGTCCCGCGGGCGAGAACGTCGCCGGCCGCGCCGGCCGCGCGGGGCTGAGCTCGGTGGTGGTGGAGGAGGAGCTGGCCGGCGGCGAATGCGCCTACTGGGCCTGCATCCCCAGCAAGGCGCTGCTGCGGCCGGTGGAGCTCGCCGCGGACGCCCGCCGGGTTCCCGGGCTGGCGCTGGAGCCGGTCGACGTCCGTGCCGTGCTCGCCCGGCGCGACGAGGCGGTGTCACACCTGGACGACGGCAACCAGGTGAAATGGATCAGGAGCGTCCCGGCGGAGTTCGTGCGGGGACGCGGGCGGCTGCGGGGTCCCAGGCAGGTCGAGGTGACCGCCCACGACGGCTCCACCCGCCTGCTGCGCGCCCGGCACGCCGTCGTGCTGGCCACCGGCAGCCGGCCGGTGATCCCGCCGGTCCCCGGGCTGGCGGAGTCCGCACCGTGGACGAGCCGCCAGGCGACCGGCGTCCAGGTCGTCCCGGAGCGGCTGGCCGTACTGGGCGGAGGCGTGGTGGCCTGCGAGATGGCACAGGCCCTGCATGGGCTCGGCGCCCGGGAGACGACGATGCTGGTGCGTGGGCACTCGCTGCTGGGCCGGATGGAGCCGTTCGCCGGGGAGCTCCTGGCGGCCTCGCTCACCGACGCCGGCGTCCGGGTGCGCACCGGGGCCCAGGTGACCGGGGTGGAGCGGCCCCGGCCCGGGGGCCCGGTGACCGTCCACCTCGCCGAGGGGGCGCCGGTGGAGGCCGACGAGCTGCTGGTGGCCACCGGCCGCAGGCCCGCGACCGGCGATCTCGGGCTCGACACCGTCGGCCTGCCGGACACCGAGCCGGTGCGGGTCGACGACAGCATGCGGGCCGGCGGGGTCGCCGACGGCTGGCTGTACGCCGTGGGCGACGTCAACGGCCGCAATCTCCTCACCCACATGGGTAAATACCAGGCCCGGGTGTGCGGCGACGTCATCGCGGCGCGGGCGCGGGGAGAGCGAGACGACCTGCCGGCGATGCGCGACACGGCCGACGGGTACGGCGCGCCGCAGGTGGTCTTCACCGACCCCCAGGTCTGCTCGGTGGGCCGGACCGAGGCCGCGGCCAGGGCCGAGGGGTTCGAGGTGCGGGTGGTCGAGTACGACCTGGGCGCGGTCTCCGGGGCCTACCTGCTCGGCGAGAGCTACCGGGGCAGGGCCAAGGCCGTCGTGGACGAGCGCCGGCGCGTCCTGCTGGGCGTGACCTTCGCCGGGCCGGGCGTGGCCGAGCTGCTGCACTCGGCGACGGTCGCGGTCACCGCCGAGGTGACGCTGGACCGGCTCTGGCACGCCGTCCCGTCCTTCCCCACGGTCAGCGAGATCTGGCTGCGGCTGCTGGAGGAGTACGGCCTCTGA
- a CDS encoding sensor histidine kinase has protein sequence MTTDQARPAGPWRSRWRAQTWFNVVLLVMAVLLGLSALIGAAVLRSAAQASDRLIDEISVGRIQAERMQTALVNQETGLRGYVLTGKEEFLQPYRDGQRDQLAAASQIRAAAPTARELKELVAVERLSAQWRSAYAEPVIEAVRGSGPESVSAGRAEGGKHAFDAVRDALTEQNAAWSRARESARAELTTARTVRDMTFSVILIAFLVTVIMVAVLLRIAVFGPLARLGEASRRVTGGDFEHHVDTGGPADLAELAGDMEAMRRRIVSELEEARTSRQQVAAQAEELKRSNAELEQFAYVASHDLQEPLRKIASFCQMLQQRYASQLDERANTYIDFAVDGAKRMQVLINELLTFSRVGRVHQEPVEMDLNDVVGRALDNLSAAVEESEAEIEVGDLPVIVGDRTQFVMLWQNLIGNSLKFRTADRRPHVRIEAEERDGEWRMTLTDNGIGIAPNFADKIFVIFQRLHHRDAYGGTGIGLALCRKIVEQHGGRIWLDTDYGDGARFVITLPVTAEQPQEAPAGGSD, from the coding sequence ATGACCACCGACCAAGCACGCCCGGCCGGGCCCTGGCGGAGCCGCTGGAGGGCGCAGACCTGGTTCAACGTCGTGCTGCTGGTCATGGCCGTGCTCCTCGGGCTGTCGGCGCTGATCGGCGCCGCCGTCCTGCGGAGCGCCGCGCAGGCCTCCGACCGCCTCATCGACGAGATCTCGGTGGGCAGGATCCAGGCGGAGCGCATGCAGACGGCCCTGGTGAACCAGGAGACCGGGCTGCGGGGCTACGTCCTCACCGGCAAGGAGGAGTTCCTCCAGCCCTACCGGGACGGGCAGCGTGACCAGCTCGCCGCGGCGTCGCAGATCAGGGCGGCGGCGCCGACGGCGCGGGAGCTGAAGGAGCTGGTGGCGGTGGAACGGCTGAGCGCCCAATGGCGCTCCGCCTACGCGGAGCCGGTGATCGAGGCCGTGCGGGGCTCCGGGCCGGAGAGCGTCAGCGCCGGGCGGGCCGAGGGCGGCAAGCACGCCTTCGACGCCGTCCGCGACGCGCTCACCGAGCAGAACGCCGCCTGGAGCCGGGCCAGGGAGAGCGCGCGTGCCGAGCTGACCACCGCCCGCACGGTCCGGGACATGACCTTCTCCGTCATACTGATCGCCTTCCTCGTCACCGTCATCATGGTGGCGGTGCTGCTGCGGATCGCGGTGTTCGGCCCCCTGGCGCGCCTGGGCGAGGCCTCGCGCCGCGTCACCGGCGGCGACTTCGAGCACCACGTCGACACCGGCGGGCCGGCCGACCTCGCCGAGCTGGCCGGTGACATGGAGGCGATGCGCAGGCGGATCGTCAGCGAGCTGGAGGAGGCCCGCACCTCCCGGCAGCAGGTCGCCGCGCAGGCGGAGGAGCTGAAGCGCTCCAACGCCGAGCTGGAGCAGTTCGCCTACGTGGCCTCCCACGACCTGCAGGAGCCGCTGCGCAAGATCGCGTCCTTCTGCCAGATGCTCCAGCAGCGCTACGCCTCCCAGCTCGACGAGAGGGCCAACACCTACATCGACTTCGCCGTCGACGGCGCCAAGCGTATGCAGGTCCTCATCAACGAGCTGCTCACCTTCTCCCGGGTGGGCCGCGTCCACCAGGAGCCGGTGGAGATGGACCTCAACGACGTGGTCGGCAGGGCGCTGGACAACCTCTCCGCGGCCGTGGAGGAGTCCGAGGCCGAGATCGAGGTCGGCGACCTGCCGGTGATCGTCGGTGACCGTACCCAGTTCGTGATGCTCTGGCAGAACCTGATCGGCAACTCCCTGAAGTTCCGCACCGCCGATCGCCGGCCCCATGTCCGGATCGAGGCCGAGGAGCGGGACGGGGAGTGGCGGATGACCCTGACCGACAACGGGATCGGCATCGCCCCCAACTTCGCCGACAAGATCTTCGTGATCTTCCAGCGGCTCCACCACCGGGACGCCTACGGGGGCACCGGGATCGGCCTGGCGCTCTGCCGGAAGATCGTGGAGCAGCACGGCGGGAGGATCTGGCTCGACACCGACTACGGCGACGGGGCCCGTTTCGTCATCACCCTGCCCGTCACCGCGGAGCAGCCGCAGGAGGCGCCCGCCGGAGGGAGCGACTGA
- a CDS encoding Lrp/AsnC family transcriptional regulator, whose product MEEIDRRIVTLLAKDGRMSFTDLARETGLSVSAVHQRVRRLEKRGVVRGYAALVDYDAIGLSLTAFVSIKPIDPAAADDAPERLAHLSAIEACHSVAGDESYILKVRVASPIALEELLNQIRSSANVSTRTTVVLSTPYEHRAPELVDPETGKPDEPV is encoded by the coding sequence GTGGAGGAGATCGACCGCCGGATCGTGACGTTGCTGGCCAAGGACGGCCGGATGAGCTTCACCGACCTCGCCAGGGAGACCGGGCTGTCGGTGTCGGCGGTGCACCAGCGGGTGCGTCGGCTGGAGAAGCGCGGGGTGGTGCGGGGATACGCCGCGCTGGTCGACTACGACGCGATCGGGCTCTCGCTCACCGCGTTCGTGTCCATCAAGCCGATCGACCCGGCCGCCGCCGACGACGCCCCCGAGCGGCTGGCCCACCTGAGCGCCATCGAGGCCTGCCACAGCGTGGCCGGGGACGAGAGCTACATCCTCAAGGTGCGGGTGGCCTCGCCGATCGCCCTGGAGGAGCTGCTCAACCAGATCCGCAGCTCGGCCAACGTCTCGACCCGGACAACGGTGGTGCTCAGCACGCCGTACGAACACCGGGCCCCCGAGCTGGTGGACCCGGAGACCGGCAAGCCCGACGAGCCCGTCTGA